One window from the genome of Epinephelus fuscoguttatus linkage group LG3, E.fuscoguttatus.final_Chr_v1 encodes:
- the LOC125885953 gene encoding bromodomain-containing protein 4-like isoform X1, giving the protein MGDGLEAGSSQNPPSAPPTLSFNPPPPETWNPSRPKRQTNQLQFLLKEVLKTLWKHHFAWPFQAPVDAIKLNLPDYYKIIKTPMDMGTIKKRLENNYYWNAQECIQDFNTMFTNCYIYNKPGDDIVLMAEALEKVFLHKITEMPQEEKEITVVTKGRRGRREGGVISKSESGQDSSSPSTTPHTRGFSSPSTTPHTRTAPTPQGPPALSLAQPLALPMALAQAQPPRVPPTPASHAPHLGPPFPLSTPDVLAQGMTSVPPPAPTHPGLHPAPMLQSSPALVKQRKSQKRKADTTTPTANDQLSESSPVSAETRPRRESSRPSKTPKKDTSQPDSQHHLGGGLETGGTVTQKRQDQLRFCARLVREMLSKKHVAYAWPFYKPVDVKALGLHDYHDIIKHPMDLSTIKKKLDNRQYRDPQELAADVRLMFSNCYKYNPPDHDVVNMARKLQDVFEMRFAKMPDEPEEPAPVPTPSSALHPAPSTRQAPPPSAVSEDDSSSSSESESSGGDSEHERQHRLAELQEQLKAVHEQLAALSQPPASKPKKKEREKKEKKKEKHKKKMGSEEPVEAPPSVMLQTSKKSKSSKDPIIGKKERKKTGKKEGVKNSRPAAPPQPVPTPLVPSASLEAEDEIEAFGGVSVERCKPMSYEEKRQLSLDINKLPGDKLGRVVHIIQTREPSLKNSNPDEIEIDFETLKPSTLRELEKYVSSCLKKKKKPSVEKSLEMTNVTKMKTGSSSSGSSDSSDSEDSENGLVPKMQKKVLSNKDTKRLHQMTHSSGAGPVPPQPQPQVQPQVVQSKPPFVPPPPVQSLDSSQLLSSGFDPLAQFMNPHLTQSNTEPNPTITTAGAPVVSGLLNANTPTGQTPTETHPFLNQHPIIPSPAIHNALPQQPSRPSNRAAALPPKPSQPPASSLPSLPPATSPQLQPTLPLTLPQPVPRPRVPSPPSHGILGTLSAQPPQALLEDDEEPTPTSSQTPPLSQVHTFLQSLQARPTAPTQPLHTHTHSPAQGASQLMVSMHTQAVTTPTPALTQRHSSGHAHMRQPFPPTHTSASQQQKGVALQQKVQQMQHQQQPSPRSKAEPFSTGCLRESPSPLMMHSPQMPQFHTMGQQSPSQTKKHEQRSNLVAVKEEKPSQSPVLPPSPFSPAMRQDTHKHDSKHRLDLKPLDGSRPSSRLPDSPAPPCSQQDNKIKQEPKTPIAPKKTQDVKLKNMGSWASLAQRSQSTPASSVRSSSDSFEQFRRAAREKEERERQLKAQAEQARREQEKLRSRDDEDTIEQARRAQEDARRRQEQQSPLAPTPPASTPPTHSPQAPPTQPQAPPTPSSATQNTLDQREMARRREQERRRREAMADTIDINFQSDLMAIFEENLF; this is encoded by the exons ATGGGAGACGGACTGGAGGCTGGCAGCAGCCAGAACCCTCCCTCTGCCCCGCCGACTCTCTCCTTCAACCCTCCACCCCCAGAAACATGGAACCCCTCCAGACCCAAACGACAGACCAACCAGCTACAG TTCCTGCTTAAAGAGGTGTTGAAGACATTGTGGAAACACCACTTTGCATGGCCCTTTCAAGCTCCTGTAGATGCCATCAAACTCAATTTACCT GACTACTACAAGATCATCAAGACCCCGATGGACATGGGCACGATAAAAAAACGTCTGGAGAACAATTACTACTGGAATGCCCAGGAGTGCATCCAAGACTTCAACACAATGTTCACAAACTGCTACATCTACAACAAG ccTGGGGATGATATTGTCCTAATGGCGGAGGCCTTGGAAAAAGTCTTTCTCCACAAGATCACAGAGATGCcgcaggaggagaaggagatcACTGTGGTCACCAAGGGACGTCGAGGCAGACGAGAAGGAG GTGTGATCAGCAAGTCAGAGTCAGGCCAAGACTCATCGTCCCCCTCCACCACCCCACACACACGGGGCTTTTCATCCCCTTCAACCACCCCACACACCCGGACTGCACCCACCCCTCAAGGCCCTCCCGCCCTGTCCCTGGCTCAGCCTCTGGCTCTGCCCATGGCTCTGGCCCAGGCTCAGCCCCCACGTGTGCCTCCTACACCCGCTTCCCACGCACCCCATCTGGGTCCCCCATTTCCCCTCTCAACACCTGACGTCCTGGCCCAGGGCATGACCTCTGTTCCCCCTCCAGCCCCGACACACCCAGGCCTCCATCCTGCCCCGATGCTGCAGAGCTCCCCCGCCCTCGTCAAG CAAAGAAAGAGCCAGAAGAGGAAAGCAGACACCACCACACCCACAGCCAACGACCAGCTCAGTGAATCATCTCCCGTCTCTGCTGAGACTCGGCCGCGGCGAGAGAGCAGCCGCCCGTCTAAGACACCCAAAAAAGACACCTCGCAGCCGGACTCTCAGCATCACCTGGGAGGCGGTTTGGAGACGGGAGGGACAGTTACGCAGAAGCGACAGGATCAGTTGCGTTTTTGCGCACGCCTCGTCAGAGAGATGCTGTCTAAGAAACATGTAGCATATGCTTGGCCCTTCTACAAGCCTGTTGATGTAAAAGCTCTTGGCCTTCACGActaccatgacatcatcaaGCACCCCATGGATCTCAGCACCATCAAG AAAAAGCTAGACAACAGACAATACAGAGACCCTCAAGAACTTGCAGCAGACGTTCGGTTGATGTTCTCCAACTGTTACAAGTACAATCCCCCGGACCATGATGTGGTCAACATGGCACGCAAATTACAG GACGTGTTTGAGATGCGCTTTGCCAAAATGCCTGATGAGCCAGAGGAACCCGCCCCTGTTCCCACCCCGTCATCGGCCCTCCACCCTGCCCCCTCCACTCGACAAGCCCCGCCTCCTTCTGCTGTCTCGGAAGACGACAGCTCCAGTTCGTCCGAATCGGAGTCCTCGGGAGGAGACTCAGAACACGAAAGGCAACATCGGTTGGCTGAGTTACAGGAACAG CTCAAAGCTGTCCATGAACAGCTGGCAGCACTCTCACAGCCCCCGGCCAGCAAGCCCAAGAAGAAGGAGcgggagaagaaggagaagaagaaagaaaagcacaagAAGAAGATGGGATCTGAGGAACCTGTGGAGGCGCCTCCGTCTGTGATGCTTCAGACATCTAAGAAAAGCAAGAGCAGCAAGGATCCAATAATTGGAAAGAAGGAACGAAAAAAGACGGG TAAGAAAGAAGGAGTTAAAAACAGTCGTCCAGCTGCGCCCCCTCAGCCTGTGCCAACTCCTCTCGTCCCCTCGGCCTCTCTTGAAGCAGAAGATGAAATAG AAGCATTTGGGGGCGTGTCAGTCGAAAGGTGCAAGCCGATGTCGTACGAGGAGAAGCGCCAGCTGAGCCTGGACATCAACAAGCTGCCCGGTGACAAACTGGGCCGCGTGGTGCACATAATCCAAACGCGTGAGCCTTCGCTGAAGAACTCCAACCCGGACGAGATCGAGATCGACTTCGAGACGTTGAAGCCCTCCACGCTGAGAGAGCTGGAGAAATACGTTTCCAGCTGcctcaagaagaagaagaagccgtcAG TAGAGAAGTCTCTGGAAATGACAAATGTGACAAAGATGAAGACAGGATCCTCATCTTCAGGCAGCAGTGACTCCTCTGACAGTGAAGACTCTGAGAATG GGCTGGTTCCCAAGATGCAGAAGAAGGTCTTGTCTAACAAAGACACCAAGAGGCTGCACCAAATGACCCACAGTAGCGGAGCGGGCCCAGTCCCTCCTCAGCCTCAGCCCCAGgttcagcctcaagtggtccaGTCCAAACCACCGTTTGTCCCCCCTCCTCCTGTTCAGTCTTTAGACTCCTCACAGCTATTGAGCTCTGGATTTGATCCTCTGGCTCAGTTCATGAACCCTCATCTGACGCAGTCGAACACAGAGCCCAATCCAACCATTACTACTGCTGGTGCACCTGTCGTGTCTGGCCTCCTCAATGCAAACACACCCACCGGCCAGACGCCCACTGAGACACACCCTTTCCTAAACCAACATCCTATCATACCTTCACCAG CGATCCACAATGCTCTTCCCCAGCAACCATCGAGACCTAGCAACCGAGCAGCAGCACTTCCTCCAAAACCCTCACAGCCCCCCGCGTCCTCGCTCCCCTCCCTGCCTCCAGCCACCTCGCCCCAGCTTCAGCCTACTCTTCCACTCACTCTGCCCCAGCCCGTTCCTCGCCCCCGCGTCCCTTCACCCCCGTCGCACGGCATCTTGGGCACCCTCTCGGCACAACCTCCCCAAGCCCTGCTGGAGGACGACGAAGAGCCAACTCCCACCAGTTCTCAAACCCCGCCCCTCAGTCAAGTTCACACCTTCTTGCAGTCACTCCAGGCCCGACCCACCGCGCCAACGCAGCCGCTGCATACGCACACGCATTCGCCTGCGCAGGGCGCCTCTCAGCTGATGGTGTCGATGCACACACAGGCTGTGACAACCCCGACCCCCGccctgacacagagacacagctcAGGCCACGCGCACATGCGCCAGCCGTTCCCACCTACACATACATCAGCGTCACAGCAGCAGAAGGGGGTGGCCCTGCAGCAGAAGGTACAACAGATGCAACATCAACAACAGCCATCGCCACGCAGCAAAGCAGAGCCTTTCTCAACAG GTTGCCTGCGTGAGAGTCCCTCTCCCCTGATGATGCATTCTCCTCAGATGCCTCAGTTCCACACAATGGGACAGCAGTCACCTTCACAGACCAAGAAACAT GAGCAGAGGTCCAACCTGGTGGCAGTCAAAGAAGAGAAGCCTTCGCAGTCGCCAGTCCTGCCCCCCTCGCCGTTCAGCCCTGCCATGCgtcaagacacacacaaacacgacaGCAAACACA GATTAGACCTGAAGCCATTGGATGGTTCTCGCCCAAGTTCTCGCCTCCCTGACTCCCCAGCTCCACCCTGCTCCCAGCAAGACAACAAAATCAAGCAAGAGCCCAAAACTCCTATTGCTCCCAAGaagacacag GATGTGAAGTTAAAGAACATGGGTTCCTGGGCCAGCCTGGCTCAGAGGTCTCAGTCCACGCCGGCGTCCTCCGTGCGCTCCTCCAGCGACAGCTTTGAACAGTTCAGACGGGCCGccagggagaaggaggagagggagaggcagctgAAAGCACAGGCTGAACAGGCCAGGAGAGAGCAAGAAAAGCTACG taGCCGTGATGACGAGGACACCATAGAGCAAGCTCGTCGAGCGCAAGAAGATGCCCGCCGTCGCCAGGAGCAACAGTCACCGCTTGCTCCCACACCTCCGGCTTCCACCCCGCCCACTCACTCCCCACAGGCCCCACCCACACAGCCACAGGCGCCGCCCACACCCTCCTCTGCGACGCAGAACACTCTCGACCAGAGGGAGATGGCACGCCGCCGCGAGCAGGAGAGGCGCAGGAGAGAGGCG ATGGCCGACACCATTGACATCAACTTCCAGAGCGACCTGATGGCCATTTTTGAAGAGAATCTGTTCTGA
- the LOC125885953 gene encoding bromodomain-containing protein 4-like isoform X3 codes for MGDGLEAGSSQNPPSAPPTLSFNPPPPETWNPSRPKRQTNQLQFLLKEVLKTLWKHHFAWPFQAPVDAIKLNLPDYYKIIKTPMDMGTIKKRLENNYYWNAQECIQDFNTMFTNCYIYNKPGDDIVLMAEALEKVFLHKITEMPQEEKEITVVTKGRRGRREGGVISKSESGQDSSSPSTTPHTRGFSSPSTTPHTRTAPTPQGPPALSLAQPLALPMALAQAQPPRVPPTPASHAPHLGPPFPLSTPDVLAQGMTSVPPPAPTHPGLHPAPMLQSSPALVKQRKSQKRKADTTTPTANDQLSESSPVSAETRPRRESSRPSKTPKKDTSQPDSQHHLGGGLETGGTVTQKRQDQLRFCARLVREMLSKKHVAYAWPFYKPVDVKALGLHDYHDIIKHPMDLSTIKKKLDNRQYRDPQELAADVRLMFSNCYKYNPPDHDVVNMARKLQDVFEMRFAKMPDEPEEPAPVPTPSSALHPAPSTRQAPPPSAVSEDDSSSSSESESSGGDSEHERQHRLAELQEQLKAVHEQLAALSQPPASKPKKKEREKKEKKKEKHKKKMGSEEPVEAPPSVMLQTSKKSKSSKDPIIGKKERKKTGKKEGVKNSRPAAPPQPVPTPLVPSASLEAEDEIEAFGGVSVERCKPMSYEEKRQLSLDINKLPGDKLGRVVHIIQTREPSLKNSNPDEIEIDFETLKPSTLRELEKYVSSCLKKKKKPSVEKSLEMTNVTKMKTGSSSSGSSDSSDSEDSENGLVPKMQKKVLSNKDTKRLHQMTHSSGAGPVPPQPQPQVQPQVVQSKPPFVPPPPVQSLDSSQLLSSGFDPLAQFMNPHLTQSNTEPNPTITTAGAPVVSGLLNANTPTGQTPTETHPFLNQHPIIPSPAIHNALPQQPSRPSNRAAALPPKPSQPPASSLPSLPPATSPQLQPTLPLTLPQPVPRPRVPSPPSHGILGTLSAQPPQALLEDDEEPTPTSSQTPPLSQVHTFLQSLQARPTAPTQPLHTHTHSPAQGASQLMVSMHTQAVTTPTPALTQRHSSGHAHMRQPFPPTHTSASQQQKGVALQQKVQQMQHQQQPSPRSKAEPFSTGCLRESPSPLMMHSPQMPQFHTMGQQSPSQTKKHEQRSNLVAVKEEKPSQSPVLPPSPFSPAMRQDTHKHDSKHRLDLKPLDGSRPSSRLPDSPAPPCSQQDNKIKQEPKTPIAPKKTQDVKLKNMGSWASLAQRSQSTPASSVRSSSDSFEQFRRAAREKEERERQLKAQAEQARREQEKLRRDDEDTIEQARRAQEDARRRQEQQSPLAPTPPASTPPTHSPQAPPTQPQAPPTPSSATQNTLDQREMARRREQERRRREAMADTIDINFQSDLMAIFEENLF; via the exons ATGGGAGACGGACTGGAGGCTGGCAGCAGCCAGAACCCTCCCTCTGCCCCGCCGACTCTCTCCTTCAACCCTCCACCCCCAGAAACATGGAACCCCTCCAGACCCAAACGACAGACCAACCAGCTACAG TTCCTGCTTAAAGAGGTGTTGAAGACATTGTGGAAACACCACTTTGCATGGCCCTTTCAAGCTCCTGTAGATGCCATCAAACTCAATTTACCT GACTACTACAAGATCATCAAGACCCCGATGGACATGGGCACGATAAAAAAACGTCTGGAGAACAATTACTACTGGAATGCCCAGGAGTGCATCCAAGACTTCAACACAATGTTCACAAACTGCTACATCTACAACAAG ccTGGGGATGATATTGTCCTAATGGCGGAGGCCTTGGAAAAAGTCTTTCTCCACAAGATCACAGAGATGCcgcaggaggagaaggagatcACTGTGGTCACCAAGGGACGTCGAGGCAGACGAGAAGGAG GTGTGATCAGCAAGTCAGAGTCAGGCCAAGACTCATCGTCCCCCTCCACCACCCCACACACACGGGGCTTTTCATCCCCTTCAACCACCCCACACACCCGGACTGCACCCACCCCTCAAGGCCCTCCCGCCCTGTCCCTGGCTCAGCCTCTGGCTCTGCCCATGGCTCTGGCCCAGGCTCAGCCCCCACGTGTGCCTCCTACACCCGCTTCCCACGCACCCCATCTGGGTCCCCCATTTCCCCTCTCAACACCTGACGTCCTGGCCCAGGGCATGACCTCTGTTCCCCCTCCAGCCCCGACACACCCAGGCCTCCATCCTGCCCCGATGCTGCAGAGCTCCCCCGCCCTCGTCAAG CAAAGAAAGAGCCAGAAGAGGAAAGCAGACACCACCACACCCACAGCCAACGACCAGCTCAGTGAATCATCTCCCGTCTCTGCTGAGACTCGGCCGCGGCGAGAGAGCAGCCGCCCGTCTAAGACACCCAAAAAAGACACCTCGCAGCCGGACTCTCAGCATCACCTGGGAGGCGGTTTGGAGACGGGAGGGACAGTTACGCAGAAGCGACAGGATCAGTTGCGTTTTTGCGCACGCCTCGTCAGAGAGATGCTGTCTAAGAAACATGTAGCATATGCTTGGCCCTTCTACAAGCCTGTTGATGTAAAAGCTCTTGGCCTTCACGActaccatgacatcatcaaGCACCCCATGGATCTCAGCACCATCAAG AAAAAGCTAGACAACAGACAATACAGAGACCCTCAAGAACTTGCAGCAGACGTTCGGTTGATGTTCTCCAACTGTTACAAGTACAATCCCCCGGACCATGATGTGGTCAACATGGCACGCAAATTACAG GACGTGTTTGAGATGCGCTTTGCCAAAATGCCTGATGAGCCAGAGGAACCCGCCCCTGTTCCCACCCCGTCATCGGCCCTCCACCCTGCCCCCTCCACTCGACAAGCCCCGCCTCCTTCTGCTGTCTCGGAAGACGACAGCTCCAGTTCGTCCGAATCGGAGTCCTCGGGAGGAGACTCAGAACACGAAAGGCAACATCGGTTGGCTGAGTTACAGGAACAG CTCAAAGCTGTCCATGAACAGCTGGCAGCACTCTCACAGCCCCCGGCCAGCAAGCCCAAGAAGAAGGAGcgggagaagaaggagaagaagaaagaaaagcacaagAAGAAGATGGGATCTGAGGAACCTGTGGAGGCGCCTCCGTCTGTGATGCTTCAGACATCTAAGAAAAGCAAGAGCAGCAAGGATCCAATAATTGGAAAGAAGGAACGAAAAAAGACGGG TAAGAAAGAAGGAGTTAAAAACAGTCGTCCAGCTGCGCCCCCTCAGCCTGTGCCAACTCCTCTCGTCCCCTCGGCCTCTCTTGAAGCAGAAGATGAAATAG AAGCATTTGGGGGCGTGTCAGTCGAAAGGTGCAAGCCGATGTCGTACGAGGAGAAGCGCCAGCTGAGCCTGGACATCAACAAGCTGCCCGGTGACAAACTGGGCCGCGTGGTGCACATAATCCAAACGCGTGAGCCTTCGCTGAAGAACTCCAACCCGGACGAGATCGAGATCGACTTCGAGACGTTGAAGCCCTCCACGCTGAGAGAGCTGGAGAAATACGTTTCCAGCTGcctcaagaagaagaagaagccgtcAG TAGAGAAGTCTCTGGAAATGACAAATGTGACAAAGATGAAGACAGGATCCTCATCTTCAGGCAGCAGTGACTCCTCTGACAGTGAAGACTCTGAGAATG GGCTGGTTCCCAAGATGCAGAAGAAGGTCTTGTCTAACAAAGACACCAAGAGGCTGCACCAAATGACCCACAGTAGCGGAGCGGGCCCAGTCCCTCCTCAGCCTCAGCCCCAGgttcagcctcaagtggtccaGTCCAAACCACCGTTTGTCCCCCCTCCTCCTGTTCAGTCTTTAGACTCCTCACAGCTATTGAGCTCTGGATTTGATCCTCTGGCTCAGTTCATGAACCCTCATCTGACGCAGTCGAACACAGAGCCCAATCCAACCATTACTACTGCTGGTGCACCTGTCGTGTCTGGCCTCCTCAATGCAAACACACCCACCGGCCAGACGCCCACTGAGACACACCCTTTCCTAAACCAACATCCTATCATACCTTCACCAG CGATCCACAATGCTCTTCCCCAGCAACCATCGAGACCTAGCAACCGAGCAGCAGCACTTCCTCCAAAACCCTCACAGCCCCCCGCGTCCTCGCTCCCCTCCCTGCCTCCAGCCACCTCGCCCCAGCTTCAGCCTACTCTTCCACTCACTCTGCCCCAGCCCGTTCCTCGCCCCCGCGTCCCTTCACCCCCGTCGCACGGCATCTTGGGCACCCTCTCGGCACAACCTCCCCAAGCCCTGCTGGAGGACGACGAAGAGCCAACTCCCACCAGTTCTCAAACCCCGCCCCTCAGTCAAGTTCACACCTTCTTGCAGTCACTCCAGGCCCGACCCACCGCGCCAACGCAGCCGCTGCATACGCACACGCATTCGCCTGCGCAGGGCGCCTCTCAGCTGATGGTGTCGATGCACACACAGGCTGTGACAACCCCGACCCCCGccctgacacagagacacagctcAGGCCACGCGCACATGCGCCAGCCGTTCCCACCTACACATACATCAGCGTCACAGCAGCAGAAGGGGGTGGCCCTGCAGCAGAAGGTACAACAGATGCAACATCAACAACAGCCATCGCCACGCAGCAAAGCAGAGCCTTTCTCAACAG GTTGCCTGCGTGAGAGTCCCTCTCCCCTGATGATGCATTCTCCTCAGATGCCTCAGTTCCACACAATGGGACAGCAGTCACCTTCACAGACCAAGAAACAT GAGCAGAGGTCCAACCTGGTGGCAGTCAAAGAAGAGAAGCCTTCGCAGTCGCCAGTCCTGCCCCCCTCGCCGTTCAGCCCTGCCATGCgtcaagacacacacaaacacgacaGCAAACACA GATTAGACCTGAAGCCATTGGATGGTTCTCGCCCAAGTTCTCGCCTCCCTGACTCCCCAGCTCCACCCTGCTCCCAGCAAGACAACAAAATCAAGCAAGAGCCCAAAACTCCTATTGCTCCCAAGaagacacag GATGTGAAGTTAAAGAACATGGGTTCCTGGGCCAGCCTGGCTCAGAGGTCTCAGTCCACGCCGGCGTCCTCCGTGCGCTCCTCCAGCGACAGCTTTGAACAGTTCAGACGGGCCGccagggagaaggaggagagggagaggcagctgAAAGCACAGGCTGAACAGGCCAGGAGAGAGCAAGAAAAGCTACG CCGTGATGACGAGGACACCATAGAGCAAGCTCGTCGAGCGCAAGAAGATGCCCGCCGTCGCCAGGAGCAACAGTCACCGCTTGCTCCCACACCTCCGGCTTCCACCCCGCCCACTCACTCCCCACAGGCCCCACCCACACAGCCACAGGCGCCGCCCACACCCTCCTCTGCGACGCAGAACACTCTCGACCAGAGGGAGATGGCACGCCGCCGCGAGCAGGAGAGGCGCAGGAGAGAGGCG ATGGCCGACACCATTGACATCAACTTCCAGAGCGACCTGATGGCCATTTTTGAAGAGAATCTGTTCTGA